A single genomic interval of Spirosoma taeanense harbors:
- a CDS encoding tagaturonate reductase translates to MQLSADYLLNQATLDVAVLPDSRLHLPETVLQFGTGALLRGLPDYLIDKANRQGLFNGRIVAVKSTNGGDLSAFREQDNLYTLCVRGVEQGQISEENSICSAISRVLSASSQWAEILEVAASPDLQVVISNTTEVGIQLEQDDVRQEPPRSFPGKLLAVLLARYLAFEGDPARGLVIVPTELVVDNGSKLERIVLELAHRNGLDTEFIDWLESANTFCNSLVDRIVPGTPDPTTHQNLEAQLGYEDKLLTIAETYRLWAIEVPPGASEERVRAALSFHEADRGVWIQPNITLFRELKLRLLNGAHTLSCGLAHLIGCRTVSEAMQHETFSVYMRSLLLAELVPGIPYAMDEKTAQRFALDILDRFQNPYIEHRWLAITMQYSAKMQQRIVPTLLHYYTQFGTVPRYMAMGLAGYLLFTRPIRESEGVWYGEWAGEAYSIQDERAGYFAELWQSKSAEALVTIVLENRSLWGHDLAQLPGLAKAVSTYLTQFITHGPAATVATFFTRPESVSL, encoded by the coding sequence ATGCAACTTTCTGCTGATTATCTGCTGAATCAGGCCACTCTCGACGTGGCTGTTTTGCCCGATTCCAGGCTGCATTTGCCCGAAACCGTATTGCAATTCGGTACGGGTGCCCTGCTGCGTGGCCTGCCCGACTACCTGATTGATAAGGCCAACCGGCAGGGGCTGTTCAATGGCCGGATCGTGGCTGTTAAATCAACGAACGGAGGTGACTTATCGGCCTTTCGTGAACAGGATAACCTGTATACGCTCTGTGTCCGGGGCGTTGAGCAAGGGCAGATTAGCGAAGAAAATAGCATTTGTTCGGCCATTAGCCGGGTCCTATCAGCCAGCAGCCAGTGGGCCGAGATCCTCGAAGTAGCCGCCAGTCCTGACCTGCAGGTGGTCATCTCAAATACCACCGAAGTTGGCATTCAACTGGAGCAGGATGACGTTCGGCAGGAGCCCCCCAGGTCATTTCCAGGCAAGCTGCTGGCGGTTTTGCTGGCCCGTTACCTGGCCTTTGAGGGCGATCCGGCGCGGGGCCTGGTCATTGTCCCGACCGAACTGGTGGTCGATAACGGCAGCAAGCTGGAACGCATCGTGCTGGAACTGGCGCACCGTAACGGCCTGGATACTGAGTTTATCGACTGGCTCGAATCGGCTAATACGTTTTGCAACTCCCTGGTGGATCGGATCGTGCCGGGTACGCCCGACCCAACCACGCACCAGAATCTTGAAGCGCAACTGGGTTACGAAGACAAGCTGCTCACCATTGCCGAAACCTATCGGCTCTGGGCGATTGAGGTGCCGCCAGGAGCCAGCGAAGAACGGGTCCGGGCCGCGCTGTCGTTCCACGAGGCCGACCGGGGCGTCTGGATTCAGCCCAACATTACCCTGTTTCGCGAACTGAAACTCCGCCTGCTCAATGGGGCGCATACGCTTAGTTGCGGCCTGGCTCATCTGATCGGTTGCCGCACCGTTTCAGAGGCCATGCAGCATGAAACCTTTTCTGTTTACATGCGGAGCTTACTGCTGGCTGAATTAGTGCCCGGCATTCCGTATGCGATGGACGAGAAAACAGCTCAACGGTTTGCGCTGGATATCCTCGATCGGTTTCAGAATCCCTACATTGAACATCGCTGGCTGGCCATCACCATGCAGTACTCGGCTAAAATGCAGCAACGTATCGTGCCAACGCTCCTGCATTACTACACTCAATTTGGCACCGTGCCCCGTTACATGGCCATGGGACTGGCGGGCTACCTGCTCTTCACCCGCCCGATCCGCGAAAGCGAGGGCGTCTGGTACGGCGAATGGGCGGGTGAAGCCTATTCCATTCAGGATGAGCGGGCGGGCTATTTTGCCGAGCTGTGGCAGTCGAAGTCAGCCGAGGCTCTGGTGACCATCGTGCTGGAAAACCGTTCGCTCTGGGGGCATGACCTTGCCCAACTACCCGGTTTGGCCAAAGCGGTATCGACCTATTTGACTCAGTTTATCACCCACGGCCCGGCTGCTACGGTGGCTACGTTCTTTACCCGTCCCGAATCTGTTTCGCTATGA
- a CDS encoding LacI family DNA-binding transcriptional regulator codes for MEAITIKDIARALNLSTSTVSRALRGSYEISPETKRLVMEYAERMEYRPNPIALSLKANRSKVLGVIVPQIANHFFSQAINGIEAIAYNRGYHVMIMQSHENYERELIAVQQALVRKVDGLLLSLSSQTTDIAHLQSLHDKKFPLVLFDRVASALDVPKIIADNYEGAFAATEHLIQAGRRRIAHIGIATYMSITQERLAGYRAALEKHGLPFDETLIRHVGLGQHEIDPIVSELLSQSPAPDAIFTASDRLALGCMTALRQFGVQIPEQVALVGFTNLTVAHLLAPPLTTIEQPAQEIGQMAAERLILQIERPQHKPISDIQKLPTKLVVRESTAGGMK; via the coding sequence GTGGAAGCAATCACCATCAAGGACATCGCGCGGGCACTTAATCTGTCCACCTCAACTGTTTCCAGGGCCTTGCGGGGCAGCTACGAAATCAGCCCGGAAACCAAACGGCTGGTTATGGAGTATGCCGAACGAATGGAGTACCGACCTAATCCAATTGCTCTAAGCCTGAAAGCGAATCGTAGTAAGGTGCTGGGGGTGATTGTGCCGCAGATTGCCAACCACTTTTTCTCGCAGGCGATCAACGGCATCGAAGCTATAGCTTACAACCGGGGCTACCACGTCATGATCATGCAGAGCCACGAAAACTACGAGCGCGAACTGATTGCCGTACAGCAGGCTCTGGTTCGGAAAGTAGACGGGCTGCTGCTGTCGCTGTCGAGCCAGACAACCGACATTGCGCATTTGCAGTCCCTGCACGACAAAAAATTCCCCCTGGTGCTGTTCGACCGCGTGGCCTCCGCGCTGGACGTTCCTAAAATTATTGCCGACAATTACGAAGGCGCCTTTGCCGCCACCGAACACCTGATTCAGGCGGGTCGCCGACGCATTGCCCATATTGGCATTGCGACCTATATGTCTATTACACAGGAGCGGCTGGCGGGCTACCGGGCTGCGCTCGAAAAACACGGCCTTCCTTTCGACGAAACGCTGATTCGGCACGTTGGCCTGGGGCAGCACGAAATTGACCCGATCGTAAGCGAACTACTGAGCCAGTCACCGGCGCCCGATGCAATTTTTACGGCCAGTGACCGGCTGGCTCTCGGTTGTATGACGGCTCTACGTCAGTTTGGTGTGCAGATACCCGAGCAGGTAGCCTTAGTGGGCTTCACCAATTTAACTGTGGCTCATCTGCTCGCTCCTCCCCTGACTACTATTGAACAACCCGCCCAGGAAATTGGGCAGATGGCGGCTGAGCGGCTAATTCTCCAGATTGAACGACCTCAGCATAAACCCATTAGCGACATTCAAAAACTGCCCACGAAGCTGGTGGTGCGTGAATCAACGGCTGGTGGGATGAAGTAG
- a CDS encoding RNA polymerase sigma-70 factor has translation MNLKSLPDEILLIRLRTGDEAAFREIYQRYWKKLYSVARRKIESLDAVEELVQDIFLKLWERRHELRIERLDAYLFTAVRYATINHIKSNLIHEKYAEYAYTHLPEASSTTEEQMDLDELIEAVERQLNDLPEKTSQIFRLNRLEYQSVKEISSRMNVPERTVEYHLSQAIKALRIYLRDYILTGLFFSCLL, from the coding sequence ATGAATCTTAAATCGCTACCCGACGAGATACTCCTTATCCGCCTTCGTACAGGAGACGAGGCCGCTTTTCGGGAGATTTATCAGCGGTATTGGAAAAAGCTGTATAGCGTTGCCCGACGTAAAATCGAATCGCTGGACGCGGTTGAGGAGCTAGTCCAGGACATTTTCCTCAAATTGTGGGAACGTCGTCATGAGTTACGTATTGAACGCCTGGACGCATACCTGTTTACTGCCGTTCGGTATGCGACCATCAATCACATCAAATCAAACCTGATTCACGAGAAATACGCAGAGTACGCTTATACCCACCTCCCGGAAGCCTCATCGACGACCGAAGAGCAAATGGATCTGGACGAACTAATTGAGGCCGTTGAAAGGCAGTTAAATGACCTCCCCGAGAAGACCAGCCAGATTTTTAGACTGAACCGCCTTGAGTATCAATCGGTAAAAGAGATTTCGTCCCGAATGAACGTACCCGAGCGGACAGTTGAATACCATCTCAGCCAGGCAATTAAAGCGCTGCGTATCTATTTGCGAGACTATATTCTCACCGGCTTGTTCTTCTCTTGTTTGCTATAA
- a CDS encoding FecR family protein encodes MSRKKFGQLLQKYLRGECTPAERAFVEHWYGLLETETSSSEAELDMNELENRLWNQIQRKMDTEPKNSPGRVLPLQTARYRWIGIAASLLLVGWWYFTYSTSTTSTAVDSSIALSKSDWLERTNTSGQPLLIRLEDGSAVQLATHSSLRFPKHFTVEKRVVYLTGDAFFQVAKMPSRPFYVHAGSVVTKVLGTSFFVRSPSSAQQVRVEVVTGRVAVYKDTPKKEVTTNGVVLSPNQTATFFEQEQHFVTGLVDSPRIIQTPIAEKKSIAFQFDDTPLADVLARMEQAYGIDFEAENEEINSCPLTADLTNQPLHTQLEIICAALKATYQVQGTTILISGKGCGR; translated from the coding sequence ATGAGCCGCAAAAAATTTGGGCAACTCTTACAGAAATACCTCAGAGGAGAGTGTACACCGGCTGAACGGGCATTTGTTGAGCATTGGTACGGCTTGCTGGAAACCGAAACCAGTTCATCGGAAGCAGAGCTCGACATGAACGAGCTCGAGAACCGACTCTGGAATCAGATCCAACGTAAGATGGATACTGAGCCGAAGAATAGTCCGGGGCGAGTACTTCCCTTACAAACGGCGCGGTATCGCTGGATTGGGATTGCGGCTTCTCTACTGCTGGTGGGCTGGTGGTATTTCACCTATTCGACAAGTACTACGTCGACAGCGGTTGATTCGTCAATAGCCCTTAGCAAGTCGGACTGGCTGGAACGAACAAACACTTCTGGCCAGCCTCTGCTCATTCGCCTGGAAGATGGGAGCGCGGTTCAACTGGCCACACACAGCTCATTACGCTTTCCGAAGCATTTCACCGTAGAAAAGAGAGTCGTTTATCTGACCGGCGACGCCTTTTTTCAGGTGGCGAAAATGCCCTCCCGACCCTTTTATGTTCACGCGGGCAGCGTCGTAACAAAGGTTCTGGGAACAAGCTTTTTCGTCAGAAGCCCGTCGAGCGCCCAACAGGTTCGGGTTGAAGTGGTAACCGGGCGGGTTGCGGTATACAAAGACACCCCAAAGAAAGAGGTGACAACCAATGGAGTAGTATTAAGTCCCAATCAGACCGCTACGTTTTTTGAGCAAGAACAACACTTTGTAACGGGCCTTGTCGACTCGCCCCGCATCATACAAACGCCGATAGCTGAAAAGAAATCAATTGCTTTTCAGTTTGATGATACGCCCCTCGCGGACGTGTTAGCGCGGATGGAGCAGGCGTATGGAATTGATTTCGAGGCAGAAAACGAAGAAATAAACAGTTGCCCCCTAACGGCTGATCTGACGAATCAGCCGCTCCATACCCAGTTGGAAATCATCTGTGCCGCCCTGAAGGCTACTTATCAGGTGCAGGGAACTACCATCCTGATTAGTGGAAAAGGCTGCGGACGCTAG
- a CDS encoding TonB-dependent receptor: MKKLETVSISSFSNRRTKPFMGLIHFSVVQLMLILVGASVSLALDGYGQELMNRPVTLKIEGQRLRVVLAQIERQTAARFVYSSKAVNVDQPVTISLTDKRLNEALNELLKPLRLAYRLVGGQIVLEADGHTRVEPQNAESADRVVTGKVTDEKNAGLPGVSVVVKGSTRGSTTDANGAFRLTVPDGNGVVLMFSFVGYQSQDIQVGNQETINVSLVPDVSALDEVVVIGYGAVRKKDLTGSVVQLKSEELKEVPTANVLEAAQGKIAGADITRSSGQAGARVNISIRGNRSIGGNNAPLIIVDGIQYSNLEDINANDIETMDVLKDASSIAIYGSRGANGVILITTKKGKTGKPDISFNAYSGISEVTMYPKAMDINGFRDFKREAWRAAGVWKSPADDAAIFTNVAEYDALQKGLWTDYQDALIHNGLQQDYQVGIRAGTDRLKSYVSVDYFNEKGILKLDELKRYTGRLNVDYTITDWMKIGLQSQLTYYNQSLRRDPLNQANKISPLGSLYDANGNFNYIMLDGQTANPLSDEQPNVFNNSVLTTRILTNGYLEITPFKGFTARSTIGVNLASIRDGSYASPKSIDRSLTGKSLSMYNASNSRSINWENVVTYQRSAGQHAMTLTGIASYIGNMSDNVAASGVNQLLPSQLFYSLGSATEEIKINSAYSQNNLVSFAGRLNYAFRDRYLVTLTAREDGSSKLATGNKWTFFPSAAFAWRIIEEKFMQGVKGLSDLKLRASYGVAGNDPSGPYATQTTLTRLAFGYDDVPAPAYTFSRNVGNAELGWELSYTKNVGLDFGLLNGRINASVDYYDTRTSDLLLDRGLPPTTGVTTVKQNIGKTRNRGVEVTLGSTNIRMPNLSWSSNVTFTRNKEEITELVTGGNDIGNGWFIGYPINVFYDYEKLGIWQTPEADAAAKLSPTQLPGEIKVKDQNGDGKIDAVNDRIILGTPRPKWSGGFDNTVKFKGFDLNVFLYARVGQMINSDRSARFDQQGVGNSTAGLDYWTPENPTNAYPRPNKNGGLKYLSTLGYVNGTYARIRNITLAYNVPASFLRSKVIRGVRLYVTGKNLFTFTKLNYDPERGGSENFPMTKLYVFGLNVNL; this comes from the coding sequence ATGAAAAAACTTGAAACTGTCAGTATAAGCAGCTTTTCAAATCGGCGGACTAAACCGTTTATGGGGCTTATACACTTTTCGGTAGTGCAGCTCATGCTGATTCTGGTCGGCGCAAGTGTTTCGCTGGCCCTGGATGGGTACGGTCAGGAATTGATGAACCGACCGGTTACCTTAAAAATAGAGGGACAGCGATTACGCGTGGTACTTGCGCAAATTGAACGCCAGACGGCCGCCCGGTTTGTGTACAGTTCGAAAGCCGTTAATGTGGATCAGCCGGTTACGATCTCGTTGACGGATAAACGCCTGAATGAAGCGCTGAACGAACTGCTCAAACCGTTAAGGCTGGCCTACCGACTCGTAGGAGGTCAGATCGTTCTCGAAGCCGATGGGCATACGAGAGTAGAACCTCAAAACGCTGAGTCGGCAGACCGGGTAGTTACGGGGAAGGTCACGGATGAGAAAAATGCCGGCCTGCCCGGGGTTAGCGTTGTGGTGAAAGGCTCCACGCGGGGCTCAACAACGGACGCTAACGGAGCCTTCAGACTAACCGTACCCGACGGCAATGGAGTCGTGCTGATGTTTTCGTTTGTCGGCTATCAGAGCCAGGACATACAGGTCGGCAATCAGGAAACGATCAATGTATCACTGGTTCCTGACGTAAGTGCGCTGGATGAAGTCGTGGTGATTGGCTACGGAGCAGTGCGGAAGAAAGACCTGACCGGCTCGGTCGTACAACTAAAGAGTGAAGAGTTAAAGGAAGTGCCAACCGCCAACGTACTGGAAGCCGCTCAGGGTAAGATTGCCGGAGCCGACATTACCCGCAGCAGCGGACAGGCAGGCGCCCGGGTAAACATCTCTATACGCGGTAACCGTTCGATTGGTGGTAATAATGCACCGCTGATTATTGTCGACGGTATCCAGTACAGTAACTTGGAAGACATCAACGCCAATGACATCGAAACGATGGACGTCCTTAAGGATGCGTCGTCCATCGCCATTTACGGATCGCGGGGTGCCAACGGGGTAATTCTGATTACGACGAAAAAGGGAAAGACGGGCAAACCCGACATTTCGTTCAATGCCTATTCGGGTATCTCGGAGGTAACGATGTACCCAAAGGCAATGGACATCAATGGCTTTCGTGATTTCAAGCGCGAAGCCTGGCGGGCGGCTGGTGTCTGGAAGAGTCCGGCCGATGATGCTGCTATTTTTACGAACGTAGCCGAATACGATGCCCTACAGAAAGGTCTCTGGACCGACTACCAGGATGCCCTGATTCATAATGGCCTGCAACAGGATTATCAGGTTGGTATCCGCGCGGGTACCGATCGGTTGAAGTCCTACGTATCCGTTGATTATTTCAACGAAAAAGGCATCCTGAAGCTCGATGAGTTAAAGCGGTATACGGGTCGCCTGAACGTTGACTACACCATTACCGACTGGATGAAGATTGGGCTCCAGAGCCAGCTTACGTATTACAACCAGAGCTTACGCCGGGACCCGCTCAATCAGGCTAATAAAATCAGTCCGCTGGGTTCGCTTTATGATGCCAACGGCAACTTCAACTACATCATGCTGGACGGCCAGACGGCCAACCCTTTATCGGATGAGCAGCCGAACGTATTCAACAACTCGGTGCTGACAACCCGCATTCTGACCAATGGTTATCTTGAGATAACCCCGTTCAAAGGCTTTACGGCCCGGAGTACGATTGGCGTCAACCTGGCCTCGATTCGGGACGGTTCCTATGCTTCGCCCAAGTCCATTGATCGCTCGCTGACGGGTAAATCCCTGTCTATGTACAACGCCAGCAACAGCCGCAGCATCAACTGGGAAAACGTCGTTACGTATCAGCGGAGCGCAGGCCAGCATGCCATGACCCTGACCGGTATTGCCAGCTATATCGGCAATATGTCCGATAATGTAGCCGCTTCGGGTGTCAATCAGCTCTTACCGTCTCAGTTGTTCTACTCGCTGGGTAGCGCAACAGAAGAGATCAAGATCAACTCGGCCTATTCACAAAACAACCTTGTGTCCTTCGCCGGTCGGTTGAATTACGCGTTCCGCGATCGGTATTTAGTAACCCTGACCGCTCGGGAAGACGGTTCCTCCAAGCTAGCAACGGGGAATAAATGGACGTTCTTCCCCTCGGCTGCTTTTGCCTGGCGGATTATCGAAGAAAAATTTATGCAGGGCGTAAAGGGACTGAGCGATTTGAAACTGCGGGCGAGTTACGGTGTAGCCGGCAACGACCCATCAGGGCCGTATGCTACGCAAACAACCCTGACCCGGCTGGCTTTCGGGTATGACGACGTCCCTGCTCCGGCCTACACCTTCTCCCGGAACGTAGGAAACGCGGAATTAGGCTGGGAGTTATCGTACACCAAAAACGTCGGTCTGGACTTTGGCCTGCTGAATGGCCGGATCAATGCGTCGGTTGACTACTACGACACCCGCACCTCCGACCTGCTGCTGGATCGCGGCCTACCGCCAACAACGGGCGTAACGACTGTGAAACAAAACATCGGCAAAACGCGCAACCGCGGGGTTGAAGTTACACTGGGCAGTACGAACATCCGCATGCCAAACCTGAGCTGGTCGAGTAACGTCACCTTTACGCGGAACAAGGAAGAAATCACGGAACTGGTCACCGGCGGTAATGACATTGGAAACGGCTGGTTTATTGGCTATCCCATCAACGTTTTCTACGACTACGAAAAACTGGGTATCTGGCAAACCCCCGAAGCCGACGCAGCCGCCAAACTATCGCCGACGCAGCTACCCGGCGAGATTAAAGTGAAAGACCAGAACGGCGACGGTAAAATCGATGCGGTTAACGACCGGATCATTCTGGGTACCCCCCGCCCGAAATGGAGTGGCGGCTTTGATAACACCGTTAAATTCAAAGGCTTCGACCTGAATGTATTCCTGTACGCTCGTGTCGGCCAGATGATTAACTCCGACCGGTCGGCCCGGTTCGACCAGCAGGGTGTTGGCAACAGCACAGCGGGTCTGGACTACTGGACACCCGAAAATCCGACGAACGCCTATCCGCGTCCGAACAAGAACGGCGGCCTGAAATATCTATCGACGCTTGGGTATGTTAACGGCACCTACGCCCGCATTCGGAACATTACGCTGGCTTATAACGTACCCGCCAGCTTTCTCCGCTCAAAGGTCATTCGGGGTGTTCGGTTGTACGTAACGGGCAAAAACCTGTTCACGTTTACGAAGCTAAACTACGACCCGGAGCGGGGTGGCTCGGAGAACTTCCCCATGACCAAGCTCTATGTGTTTGGCCTGAATGTTAATCTATAA
- a CDS encoding RagB/SusD family nutrient uptake outer membrane protein: protein MCLSIVKKTGLLALSLLTLLSCKDTLEEFNPSGLTAETVYTTPEGFETLVNAAYTYQRWWYGKEEGYNIAETGTDIWTSGSGEAYRDLTQYLNLQSSNAALTNEWREFYAAVNLCNGGISRIDKAGLSATLRPIREGELRFLRAFYYWHIVETWGNVHFTTQETNGIVSTANRTPTETIYNQIFEDLKFAVANLPVTQPRYGKVTRGAAQAFLARMYLTRGMNKEALEMAQAVLANTNYKLEANYADLWKMSNLKTKEAIYVVDYSTNLAINDLANSTFNPYGHNRGSNNGHLLFLMKYDDRPGMTRDIAYGRPFNRYMPTRFLLDLYSDDDARYEGSFMEVWRANSTSRPAGMNLGDTAVYCTRKEIPDAFEATRKYQIYDRSKIYNANGTVKDNLRYPTLSKFMDPTRASLNEAQSARDVFVIRLAEVYLIAAEAQMKLGNLQAAADYINVLRTRAAKAGKTAAMQIAPAQVTLDFILDERARELAGEQIRWFDLKRTGKLLERIRTYAPDNAVNLQDYHVVRPIPQTQLDAVTNKSEFTQNQGYQ, encoded by the coding sequence ATGTGCTTATCCATTGTCAAAAAAACGGGGTTACTGGCGTTGTCCCTGCTTACCCTGCTTTCGTGCAAAGACACACTGGAAGAATTTAACCCGAGCGGTCTGACCGCCGAAACGGTCTATACGACCCCCGAGGGCTTCGAAACCCTGGTTAACGCAGCCTATACGTATCAGCGCTGGTGGTACGGCAAGGAAGAAGGCTACAACATAGCCGAAACCGGTACCGACATCTGGACGAGCGGCTCGGGTGAAGCCTATCGTGATCTGACCCAATACCTGAATCTTCAAAGTAGTAATGCCGCCCTGACCAACGAATGGCGGGAGTTTTACGCAGCTGTCAATCTGTGCAACGGCGGCATTAGCCGCATCGATAAAGCTGGTCTGTCGGCCACTTTACGCCCAATTCGCGAGGGGGAACTGCGGTTCCTGCGGGCTTTTTATTACTGGCACATCGTTGAAACCTGGGGTAACGTTCATTTTACGACGCAGGAAACCAACGGGATTGTGTCAACGGCCAACCGCACCCCTACCGAAACGATTTACAACCAGATCTTCGAGGATTTAAAGTTTGCCGTCGCCAATCTGCCCGTTACGCAGCCTAGATACGGCAAAGTAACGAGAGGGGCCGCTCAGGCGTTTCTGGCGCGGATGTATCTGACCCGGGGCATGAACAAAGAAGCGCTCGAAATGGCGCAGGCTGTGCTGGCGAATACCAATTATAAGCTGGAAGCTAATTATGCCGACCTGTGGAAGATGAGTAATCTGAAAACGAAGGAAGCCATCTACGTCGTCGATTATTCCACGAATCTGGCCATTAATGACCTGGCAAACTCAACGTTTAACCCCTATGGCCACAACCGGGGCAGCAACAACGGCCACCTGCTGTTTTTAATGAAGTACGACGACCGGCCGGGTATGACACGTGACATCGCCTATGGGCGTCCGTTTAACCGGTATATGCCAACCCGTTTCCTGCTCGATCTGTACAGCGATGACGATGCGCGCTACGAGGGTTCGTTTATGGAAGTCTGGCGGGCTAACTCCACCTCTCGTCCGGCGGGTATGAACCTGGGGGATACAGCGGTGTACTGCACGAGAAAAGAAATCCCGGATGCTTTTGAAGCGACCCGGAAGTACCAGATTTACGACCGCAGTAAGATCTATAACGCAAACGGAACTGTAAAAGACAACCTGCGTTACCCGACCCTGTCGAAATTTATGGACCCAACCCGGGCCAGTTTAAACGAGGCACAAAGCGCACGCGATGTGTTTGTCATCCGGCTGGCCGAGGTCTACCTGATTGCTGCTGAAGCGCAGATGAAACTGGGTAACCTGCAGGCCGCTGCCGATTACATCAACGTGTTACGTACACGGGCTGCCAAAGCCGGTAAAACCGCTGCCATGCAGATTGCGCCCGCTCAGGTGACGCTTGATTTCATCCTGGATGAACGGGCCCGGGAACTGGCCGGTGAGCAGATTCGCTGGTTCGATCTGAAACGTACCGGTAAACTGCTGGAGCGCATTCGGACTTACGCACCAGACAATGCCGTCAATCTTCAGGACTACCATGTTGTACGCCCCATTCCGCAAACCCAGTTAGATGCCGTGACGAACAAATCCGAGTTTACCCAAAATCAGGGGTATCAATAA